Genomic segment of Glutamicibacter sp. JL.03c:
TAGTTGAGGTGCGTGGCCTGGCAGGCCTAGTCATCAACACACCCCCCAACCCTAAGGATCACTCGCATGCCTCGAACCTTCACTCGCGCCCTGTTGGCGCCAGCAGCGCTGCTGGCACTTGCTTCACTTTCTCTCACAGGCTGTGGGCAATCTTCAGGCCAAGCTGCTGAGAACACATCAGTGCCAGCGGATCAGTCGCCATTAGAAACCGTTGACCCGCAAGGGCATGAGGTGAGCGTGGACCAGCAGCCCGCCGCTGCCCTAGGCTTCTACACCACGGACGTTGACATTTTGGCGACTCTGGGCATTCCATTGGCCGCCGAGCAGCCGATTCGAGGCGATTCAGGGTTCACGACATTCCCTGATTACTTCCCCCAGGAAGCGCTCGCCGAGGTCACACCCTTTGCCAATTATCCAGAGTTCAACTACGAGCGGGTCCTGGGCGCAGCTCCTGATTTCATCCTCAACGGCCTGGGCTACGATGCCGAAGTCCACGAGAAGCTCGCAGCGATCGCCCCGACTTACACGACCAACGCCTTTGATGGAGAATCCTGGCAATCACATTTTGAACAGACAGCCAAGGATTTGGGCCGTCAAGAACAGTACGACCAGTGGGTGAAGGGATATCAGGACCACGGCCAGCAAGCTAAGAAAGCCATCGATGAAGCGGGCAATGGGGATCTAACGGTGGCCACCCTGGGCTACTGGGACGGGAAGGTCAACGTTGACTGCTACTCGTACCTCGAATGCGGTGTCTTTGACACCATCGGACTGAAAACCGAAGAACTAAGCAAGCAAAAAGGATTGAGCCTGTCCTTGGAAGAGCTCGACCAACTCAAGAACGTTGACGCCGTGTGGATGTCCAAGGGTGTTGGCGA
This window contains:
- a CDS encoding ABC transporter substrate-binding protein → MDQQPAAALGFYTTDVDILATLGIPLAAEQPIRGDSGFTTFPDYFPQEALAEVTPFANYPEFNYERVLGAAPDFILNGLGYDAEVHEKLAAIAPTYTTNAFDGESWQSHFEQTAKDLGRQEQYDQWVKGYQDHGQQAKKAIDEAGNGDLTVATLGYWDGKVNVDCYSYLECGVFDTIGLKTEELSKQKGLSLSLEELDQLKNVDAVWMSKGVGDDAQAELDKSIAAMEKSPYWKSLPFVKNNRIYTYNMEMTYGSPSGAVAFMEQVRSDLAK